From the genome of Arachis duranensis cultivar V14167 unplaced genomic scaffold, aradu.V14167.gnm2.J7QH unplaced_Scaffold_147955, whole genome shotgun sequence, one region includes:
- the LOC107472537 gene encoding uncharacterized protein LOC107472537: protein MIEKMMKLQEMTNKNHEASIKNIERQIGQISKQMSVERPSSSLPSDTIPNPKEECKAIQLRSGRILMSNNDTPKKQKEIIKEPTKEEKQTKADQAKEQIVVPTKSNEKLKEQESQPHSSREKTQGQQQIEKSITPPLPYPQRFNKEVKDQHFHKFLETFKKLEINIPLAEALEQMPLYAKFMKELINKKRSWLEKETILLTEECSAVIQRGIPPKLKDPGGFVVSCTIGKTILNKALCDLGASINLMPLTMMRKLDIEELKPTRMSLVMADRSIKTPNGIVENLLVKIGEFIFPADFVILDTEEEGSDSIILGRPFLYTARAIIDVEKGEMVFRVHNEQMIINVFKSMQNIPEQEDYVKVDMIESLVEEMLEESSQEQEGDQSVIEEQVAETFISKEVKPSKKEEF, encoded by the exons ATGatagaaaaaatgatgaaactcCAAGAAATGACAAACAAAAACCATGAGGCATCCATAAAGAACATAGAAAGGCAGATCGGGCAAATTTCCAAGCAAATGTCTGTTGAGAGACCTTCAAGTTCACTGCCTAGTGACACAATCCCAAATCCCAAGGAGGAGTGTAAGGcaattcaattgagaagtgggaGAATATTGATGAGCAACAATGACACTCCAAAGAAACAAAAGGAGATCATCAAGGAACCAACAAAGGAAGAGAAGCAAACAAAAGCAGATCAAGCTAAGGAGCAAATTGTGGTGCCAACCAAAAGCAATGAGAAACTCAAAGAACAGGAGAGCCAACCACATAGCTCAAGGGAAAAGACTCAAGGACAGCAGCAAATCGAAAAGAGCATCACACCTCCactgccatatcctcagagattCAACAAAGAGGTTAAAGACCAACATTTCCACAAATTCCTTGAGACCTTCAAGAAACTGGAAATCAATATCCCTCTAgctgaagcacttgagcaaatgccgttatatgccaagttcatgaaggagctTATTAATAAGAAGAGGAGTTGGCTTGAGAAGGAAACCATATTACTAACCGAAGAATGCAGTGCTGTGATTCAGAGAGGTATTCCCCCAAAACTCAAGGATCCGGGGGGCTTTGTAGTGTCATGCACCATTGGAAAAACAATTCTCAACAAAGCTCTCTGTGACCTTGGTgccagcatcaatttaatgcctCTCACAATGATGAGAAAACTTGATATAGAAGAGCTTAAACCCACCAGGATGTCACTAGTTATGGCTGACAGATCCATTAAAACACCCAATGGAATTGTGGAAAATTTGTTGGTGAAGATTGGGGAATTTATCttcccagcagattttgtgattttggatactgaagaagaaggaagtgacTCAATCATTTTGGGGAGGCCATTTTTATACACAGCaagagccatcattgatgtagaaaaaggagaaatggtCTTCAGGGTCCATAATGAACAAATGATCATAAATGTTTTCAAGTCAATGCAAAATATCCCTGAGCAAGAGGACTATGTAAAAGTGGATATGATAGAAAGTTTGGTGGAAGAAATGCTGGAAGAAAGCTCTCAAGAGCAAGAAGGAGATCAAAGTgtaatagaagaacaagtagcCGAGACTTTCATAAGCAAAGAGGTGAAACcaagcaagaaagaagag TTTTAA